In one Gossypium hirsutum isolate 1008001.06 chromosome D09, Gossypium_hirsutum_v2.1, whole genome shotgun sequence genomic region, the following are encoded:
- the LOC107890757 gene encoding late embryogenesis abundant protein At1g64065, with product MRIKNPKFWLTSVTVEDLTAAPTPVSFNMKLSAQVAVKNTNFGHFKFDNTTIWFDYGGVGVGEAFVARGRSKARSTKKMNVTVELNSNNIPNNSSLENDIKAGFVALTCHSKLSGKVQLMKLIKKKNLQK from the coding sequence ATGCGTATCAAGAACCCCAAGTTCTGGCTCACCTCTGTCACCGTCGAGGATCTCACGGCGGCCCCCACCCCTGTTTCCTTCAACATGAAACTCAGCGCCCAAGTTGCTGTCAAGAACACAAATTTTGGCCACTTCAAATTCGACAACACCACCATTTGGTTCGATTACGGGGGAGTTGGAGTTGGGGAAGCATTTGTTGCAAGAGGAAGAAGTAAGGCAAGATCCACAAAGAAGATGAATGTGACAGTGGAATTGAACTCAAACAATATACCCAATAATTCAAGCTTGGAAAATGATATTAAAGCAGGGTTTGTGGCACTGACATGCCATTCCAAATTGAGTGGGAAAGTGCAGTTGATGAAATTGATCAAGAAAAAGAATCTGCAGAAATGA